A genomic window from Onychostoma macrolepis isolate SWU-2019 chromosome 22, ASM1243209v1, whole genome shotgun sequence includes:
- the rubcn gene encoding run domain Beclin-1-interacting and cysteine-rich domain-containing protein isoform X2, which produces MEISTEAEDGERRWEHWKLLSNLKTTVEGLLSTNNPNVWSRYGGLQRLHKDMNNILGHGLKHEQIYYKQKDYWRFVWCVRYLCPHLACHVEQFSQLEPVLSSSVQSFGEGYKAERWLLHSLQGHILSAQLKPLLQHKTNTQKYYNDRAFLLSEPHVSAMFQCLEAVEQNNPRLLALIDTGRLSHVKESPFGLLKSQSLCLLPGATGIWRPADNSDSRRLTTSQSCLTEIPNTPLSKSSSDVTPSSSTQGAPWVCGKGNQDAGIPQISFTEPASTALPEIRDCVEADLDDGPEYLAIGNLGKHKRRDSSSSTQSSEHMGTQGDAHTPLAPPPPRRCSFSEAQRTTGRSSRGHIRSLSDTGVTQKQKNESVAATPISKSCGPFSPQSSDSSTSSSIYMESNGSQYNSIPDGLFRRPSEGQSLISYLSEQDFGSCADLEKENAHFSISESLIAAIELMKCNMRRPVEEAEEEGDSDSEIQQLKQKIRLRRLQIRSTQIKPPVSSNNQAPSVDSGGSRRSSQDSFHPSDSGSDRDVEDIELKDGSDGQSLLAVSQSGLSLSLASLFSDADIKRSASGSRSFLCSDSISPSMLQSNSAESVAMGLLRQFEGMQLPAASELDWLVPEQDAPQKLLPIPDSLPISPDDGEHADIYKLRIRVRGNLEWAPPRPQIIFNIHPPPKRKVVVAKQNYRCAGCGIRIDPDYIKRLRYCEYLGRYFCQCCHENAQAVIPGKILRKWDFSKSYVSNFSRDLLAKIAGDPLFNLNDINSSLYKKVKALETVRALREQLNHMKNLLRTCRLAKEVLDQFDTLPGHLTEDFHLFSVNDLTAVRNGCLAPKLRDLLRLGSSHVKDCMLCQAKGFICEFCGNDKDIIFPYELNKCLRCEDCHACYHKTCFKGGKQCPRCLRLAERRERMARKNMEEQEDREEDEASGT; this is translated from the exons CTGGCGTTTCGTGTGGTGTGTGCGGTATCTCTGTCCTCATCTCGCCTGTCATGTAGAACAG ttcaGTCAGCTGGAGCCGGTGTTGAGCAGTAGTGTTCAGAGTTTCGGTGAGGGTTATAAAGCCGAGCGTTGGCTTCTACACAGTCTCCAAGGTCACATCTTATCTGCCCAGCTCAAACCGCTGCTGCAGCATAAGACAAATacacagaaatattacaatg ACAGGGCCTTCCTGTTGAGTGAACCACACGTGTCTGCCATGTTCCAGTGTCTGGAGGCCGTAGAGCAGAATAACCCTCGACTGCTGGCTCTCATAGACACCGGCAGG CTTTCGCATGTGAAAGAGTCTCCGTTTGGTTTGCTGAAGAGTCAGAGTTTGTGTTTGCTTCCTGGGGCCACTGGAATTTGGAGGCCTGCGGACAATTCAGACTCCCGTCGGCTCACCACGTCCCAGAGCTGCCTTACAGAGATTCCCAACACCCCACTCTCCAAGAGCAGCTCAG ATGTCACTCCATCCAGCAGCACTCAGGGAGCTCCATGGGTGTGTGGTAAAGGAAACCAGGACGCAGGAATCCCCCAGATCTCCTTCACTGAGCCTGCCTCAACCGCTCTGCCCGAGATCCGGGATTGTGTGGAAGCGGATCTGGATGACGGCCCGGAATACCTGGCTATCGGTAATCTGGGGAAGCACAAACGGCGCGACTCGTCCAGCTCCACTCAGAGCAGTGAACACATGGGGACTCAGGGCGATGCCCACACTCCTTTGGCTCCGCCCCCGCCGCGCCGCTGCTCCTTCTCAGAGGCTCAGAGAACCACGGGGCGGAGCTCGAGGGGCCACATCCGGTCTCTGTCTGACACGGGCGTCACGCAGAAGCAGAAAAATG AGTCTGTTGCAGCTACACCAATTTCAAAGAGCTGTGGTCCTTTCTCACCCCAGAGCAGCGACAGCAGTACCAGCAGTTCCATTTATATGGAGTCTA ACGGCAGCCAGTACAACAGTATCCCAGACGGATTGTTCCGCAGACCGTCCGAGGGTCAGAGTCTGATCAGCTACCTCTCCGAGCAGGACTTTGGCAGCTGTGCTGATTTGGAAAAG GAAAATGCCCACTTCAGCATCTCGGAGTCTCTGATCGCGGCCATCGAGCTGATGAAGTGTAACATGCGTAGGCCGGTGGAGGAGGCCGAGGAAGAGGGCGACAGCGACTCGGAAATCCAACAGCTCAAACAGAAAATCCGTCTGCGCAGACTGCAGATACGCAGCACGCAGATAAAGCCGCCGGTCTCCTCTAATAACC AAGCCCCATCTGTGGATAGTGGCGGTTCACGGAGGAGCTCCCAGGATTCCTTTCACCCCTCTGACTCTGGCTCGGATAGAGATGTGGAGGATATCGAGCTCAAAG ATGGCAGTGATGGTCAGTCCCTGCTGGCGGTGTCTCAGAGTGGCCTGTCCCTGTCACTCGCGTCCCTCTTCTCAG ATGCAGACATCAAGCGCAGTGCGTCCGGCAGCAGGTCCTTCCTCTGCTCTGACTCCAT CTCTCCATCAATGCTACAGTCAAACTCAGCAGAATCGGTGGCGATGGGTCTCCTCAGACAGTTTGAGGGCATGCAGCTGCCCGCCGCCTCAGAGCTCGACTGGCTGGTTCCAGAACAAGACGCCCCTCAAAAA ctCCTTCCAATACCAGATTCTCTTCCCATTTCACCTGACGACGGAGAACACGCAGACATTTACAAGTTACGCATCCGAGTGCGAGGAAATTTGGAGTGGGCCCCTCCCAGACCACAGATCATCTTCAACATCCACCCTCCTCCAAA GAGGAAAGTGGTGGTGGCCAAACAGAACTACCGCTGCGCCGGCTGCGGCATTCGCATCGATCCAG ACTACATCAAGAGGCTGAGGTACTGTGAGTATCTGGGCCGCTACTTTTGCCAGTGCTGTCATGAGAACGCACAGGCCGTCATACCAGGAAAGATCCTCAGGAAGTGGGACTTCAGTAAAAGCTACGTCAGCAACTTTTCCAGGGACTTGCTGGCCAAGATCGCAGGAGATCCGCTCTTCAACCTGAACGACATCAACAGCAGCCTGTACAAGAAAGTCAAAGCCCTGGAAACAGTGCGC GCATTGAGGGAACAGTTGAACCACATGAAGAATCTCTTAAGAACGTGCCGTTTGGCTAAAGA GGTTCTGGATCAGTTCGACACTCTTCCTGGACATCTGACCGAAGACTTTCACCTGTTCTCTGTCAACGACCTCACAGCTGTCCGCAACGGCTGTCTGGCACCAAAGCTGCGAGATCTGCTGCGCCTCGGCTCCAGCCACGTCAAGGACTGCATG CTCTGCCAGGCCAAGGGCTTCATTTGTGAGTTCTGTGGAAATGACAAGGACATTATCTTCCCTTACGAGCTCAACAAGTGCCTGCGCTGTGAAG ACTGTCATGCGTGCTATCATAAGACCTGCTTTAAGGGAGGGAAGCAGTGTCCTCGCTGTCTGAGACTCGCCGAGAGGAGAGAGCGGATGGCTCGCAAGAACATGGAGGAGCAGGAGGACAGAGAGGAGGACGAGGCCAGCGGGACCTAA
- the rubcn gene encoding run domain Beclin-1-interacting and cysteine-rich domain-containing protein isoform X3 gives MEISTEAEDGERRWEHWKLLSNLKTTVEGLLSTNNPNVWSRYGGLQRLHKDMNNILGHGLKHEQIYYKQKDYWRFVWCVRYLCPHLACHVEQFSQLEPVLSSSVQSFGEGYKAERWLLHSLQGHILSAQLKPLLQHKTNTQKYYNDRAFLLSEPHVSAMFQCLEAVEQNNPRLLALIDTGRLSHVKESPFGLLKSQSLCLLPGATGIWRPADNSDSRRLTTSQSCLTEIPNTPLSKSSSDVTPSSSTQGAPWVCGKGNQDAGIPQISFTEPASTALPEIRDCVEADLDDGPEYLAIGNLGKHKRRDSSSSTQSSEHMGTQGDAHTPLAPPPPRRCSFSEAQRTTGRSSRGHIRSLSDTGVTQKQKNGGNHRKITIIIEDPVAESVAATPISKSCGPFSPQSSDSSTSSSIYMESNGSQYNSIPDGLFRRPSEGQSLISYLSEQDFGSCADLEKENAHFSISESLIAAIELMKCNMRRPVEEAEEEGDSDSEIQQLKQKIRLRRLQIRSTQIKPPVSSNNQAPSVDSGGSRRSSQDSFHPSDSGSDRDVEDIELKDADIKRSASGSRSFLCSDSISPSMLQSNSAESVAMGLLRQFEGMQLPAASELDWLVPEQDAPQKLLPIPDSLPISPDDGEHADIYKLRIRVRGNLEWAPPRPQIIFNIHPPPKRKVVVAKQNYRCAGCGIRIDPDYIKRLRYCEYLGRYFCQCCHENAQAVIPGKILRKWDFSKSYVSNFSRDLLAKIAGDPLFNLNDINSSLYKKVKALETVRALREQLNHMKNLLRTCRLAKEVLDQFDTLPGHLTEDFHLFSVNDLTAVRNGCLAPKLRDLLRLGSSHVKDCMLCQAKGFICEFCGNDKDIIFPYELNKCLRCEDCHACYHKTCFKGGKQCPRCLRLAERRERMARKNMEEQEDREEDEASGT, from the exons CTGGCGTTTCGTGTGGTGTGTGCGGTATCTCTGTCCTCATCTCGCCTGTCATGTAGAACAG ttcaGTCAGCTGGAGCCGGTGTTGAGCAGTAGTGTTCAGAGTTTCGGTGAGGGTTATAAAGCCGAGCGTTGGCTTCTACACAGTCTCCAAGGTCACATCTTATCTGCCCAGCTCAAACCGCTGCTGCAGCATAAGACAAATacacagaaatattacaatg ACAGGGCCTTCCTGTTGAGTGAACCACACGTGTCTGCCATGTTCCAGTGTCTGGAGGCCGTAGAGCAGAATAACCCTCGACTGCTGGCTCTCATAGACACCGGCAGG CTTTCGCATGTGAAAGAGTCTCCGTTTGGTTTGCTGAAGAGTCAGAGTTTGTGTTTGCTTCCTGGGGCCACTGGAATTTGGAGGCCTGCGGACAATTCAGACTCCCGTCGGCTCACCACGTCCCAGAGCTGCCTTACAGAGATTCCCAACACCCCACTCTCCAAGAGCAGCTCAG ATGTCACTCCATCCAGCAGCACTCAGGGAGCTCCATGGGTGTGTGGTAAAGGAAACCAGGACGCAGGAATCCCCCAGATCTCCTTCACTGAGCCTGCCTCAACCGCTCTGCCCGAGATCCGGGATTGTGTGGAAGCGGATCTGGATGACGGCCCGGAATACCTGGCTATCGGTAATCTGGGGAAGCACAAACGGCGCGACTCGTCCAGCTCCACTCAGAGCAGTGAACACATGGGGACTCAGGGCGATGCCCACACTCCTTTGGCTCCGCCCCCGCCGCGCCGCTGCTCCTTCTCAGAGGCTCAGAGAACCACGGGGCGGAGCTCGAGGGGCCACATCCGGTCTCTGTCTGACACGGGCGTCACGCAGAAGCAGAAAAATG GAGGGAATCACAGGAAAATCACCATTATTATTGAGGACCCCGTCGCAG AGTCTGTTGCAGCTACACCAATTTCAAAGAGCTGTGGTCCTTTCTCACCCCAGAGCAGCGACAGCAGTACCAGCAGTTCCATTTATATGGAGTCTA ACGGCAGCCAGTACAACAGTATCCCAGACGGATTGTTCCGCAGACCGTCCGAGGGTCAGAGTCTGATCAGCTACCTCTCCGAGCAGGACTTTGGCAGCTGTGCTGATTTGGAAAAG GAAAATGCCCACTTCAGCATCTCGGAGTCTCTGATCGCGGCCATCGAGCTGATGAAGTGTAACATGCGTAGGCCGGTGGAGGAGGCCGAGGAAGAGGGCGACAGCGACTCGGAAATCCAACAGCTCAAACAGAAAATCCGTCTGCGCAGACTGCAGATACGCAGCACGCAGATAAAGCCGCCGGTCTCCTCTAATAACC AAGCCCCATCTGTGGATAGTGGCGGTTCACGGAGGAGCTCCCAGGATTCCTTTCACCCCTCTGACTCTGGCTCGGATAGAGATGTGGAGGATATCGAGCTCAAAG ATGCAGACATCAAGCGCAGTGCGTCCGGCAGCAGGTCCTTCCTCTGCTCTGACTCCAT CTCTCCATCAATGCTACAGTCAAACTCAGCAGAATCGGTGGCGATGGGTCTCCTCAGACAGTTTGAGGGCATGCAGCTGCCCGCCGCCTCAGAGCTCGACTGGCTGGTTCCAGAACAAGACGCCCCTCAAAAA ctCCTTCCAATACCAGATTCTCTTCCCATTTCACCTGACGACGGAGAACACGCAGACATTTACAAGTTACGCATCCGAGTGCGAGGAAATTTGGAGTGGGCCCCTCCCAGACCACAGATCATCTTCAACATCCACCCTCCTCCAAA GAGGAAAGTGGTGGTGGCCAAACAGAACTACCGCTGCGCCGGCTGCGGCATTCGCATCGATCCAG ACTACATCAAGAGGCTGAGGTACTGTGAGTATCTGGGCCGCTACTTTTGCCAGTGCTGTCATGAGAACGCACAGGCCGTCATACCAGGAAAGATCCTCAGGAAGTGGGACTTCAGTAAAAGCTACGTCAGCAACTTTTCCAGGGACTTGCTGGCCAAGATCGCAGGAGATCCGCTCTTCAACCTGAACGACATCAACAGCAGCCTGTACAAGAAAGTCAAAGCCCTGGAAACAGTGCGC GCATTGAGGGAACAGTTGAACCACATGAAGAATCTCTTAAGAACGTGCCGTTTGGCTAAAGA GGTTCTGGATCAGTTCGACACTCTTCCTGGACATCTGACCGAAGACTTTCACCTGTTCTCTGTCAACGACCTCACAGCTGTCCGCAACGGCTGTCTGGCACCAAAGCTGCGAGATCTGCTGCGCCTCGGCTCCAGCCACGTCAAGGACTGCATG CTCTGCCAGGCCAAGGGCTTCATTTGTGAGTTCTGTGGAAATGACAAGGACATTATCTTCCCTTACGAGCTCAACAAGTGCCTGCGCTGTGAAG ACTGTCATGCGTGCTATCATAAGACCTGCTTTAAGGGAGGGAAGCAGTGTCCTCGCTGTCTGAGACTCGCCGAGAGGAGAGAGCGGATGGCTCGCAAGAACATGGAGGAGCAGGAGGACAGAGAGGAGGACGAGGCCAGCGGGACCTAA
- the rubcn gene encoding run domain Beclin-1-interacting and cysteine-rich domain-containing protein isoform X1 yields MEISTEAEDGERRWEHWKLLSNLKTTVEGLLSTNNPNVWSRYGGLQRLHKDMNNILGHGLKHEQIYYKQKDYWRFVWCVRYLCPHLACHVEQFSQLEPVLSSSVQSFGEGYKAERWLLHSLQGHILSAQLKPLLQHKTNTQKYYNDRAFLLSEPHVSAMFQCLEAVEQNNPRLLALIDTGRLSHVKESPFGLLKSQSLCLLPGATGIWRPADNSDSRRLTTSQSCLTEIPNTPLSKSSSDVTPSSSTQGAPWVCGKGNQDAGIPQISFTEPASTALPEIRDCVEADLDDGPEYLAIGNLGKHKRRDSSSSTQSSEHMGTQGDAHTPLAPPPPRRCSFSEAQRTTGRSSRGHIRSLSDTGVTQKQKNGGNHRKITIIIEDPVAESVAATPISKSCGPFSPQSSDSSTSSSIYMESNGSQYNSIPDGLFRRPSEGQSLISYLSEQDFGSCADLEKENAHFSISESLIAAIELMKCNMRRPVEEAEEEGDSDSEIQQLKQKIRLRRLQIRSTQIKPPVSSNNQAPSVDSGGSRRSSQDSFHPSDSGSDRDVEDIELKDGSDGQSLLAVSQSGLSLSLASLFSDADIKRSASGSRSFLCSDSISPSMLQSNSAESVAMGLLRQFEGMQLPAASELDWLVPEQDAPQKLLPIPDSLPISPDDGEHADIYKLRIRVRGNLEWAPPRPQIIFNIHPPPKRKVVVAKQNYRCAGCGIRIDPDYIKRLRYCEYLGRYFCQCCHENAQAVIPGKILRKWDFSKSYVSNFSRDLLAKIAGDPLFNLNDINSSLYKKVKALETVRALREQLNHMKNLLRTCRLAKEVLDQFDTLPGHLTEDFHLFSVNDLTAVRNGCLAPKLRDLLRLGSSHVKDCMLCQAKGFICEFCGNDKDIIFPYELNKCLRCEDCHACYHKTCFKGGKQCPRCLRLAERRERMARKNMEEQEDREEDEASGT; encoded by the exons CTGGCGTTTCGTGTGGTGTGTGCGGTATCTCTGTCCTCATCTCGCCTGTCATGTAGAACAG ttcaGTCAGCTGGAGCCGGTGTTGAGCAGTAGTGTTCAGAGTTTCGGTGAGGGTTATAAAGCCGAGCGTTGGCTTCTACACAGTCTCCAAGGTCACATCTTATCTGCCCAGCTCAAACCGCTGCTGCAGCATAAGACAAATacacagaaatattacaatg ACAGGGCCTTCCTGTTGAGTGAACCACACGTGTCTGCCATGTTCCAGTGTCTGGAGGCCGTAGAGCAGAATAACCCTCGACTGCTGGCTCTCATAGACACCGGCAGG CTTTCGCATGTGAAAGAGTCTCCGTTTGGTTTGCTGAAGAGTCAGAGTTTGTGTTTGCTTCCTGGGGCCACTGGAATTTGGAGGCCTGCGGACAATTCAGACTCCCGTCGGCTCACCACGTCCCAGAGCTGCCTTACAGAGATTCCCAACACCCCACTCTCCAAGAGCAGCTCAG ATGTCACTCCATCCAGCAGCACTCAGGGAGCTCCATGGGTGTGTGGTAAAGGAAACCAGGACGCAGGAATCCCCCAGATCTCCTTCACTGAGCCTGCCTCAACCGCTCTGCCCGAGATCCGGGATTGTGTGGAAGCGGATCTGGATGACGGCCCGGAATACCTGGCTATCGGTAATCTGGGGAAGCACAAACGGCGCGACTCGTCCAGCTCCACTCAGAGCAGTGAACACATGGGGACTCAGGGCGATGCCCACACTCCTTTGGCTCCGCCCCCGCCGCGCCGCTGCTCCTTCTCAGAGGCTCAGAGAACCACGGGGCGGAGCTCGAGGGGCCACATCCGGTCTCTGTCTGACACGGGCGTCACGCAGAAGCAGAAAAATG GAGGGAATCACAGGAAAATCACCATTATTATTGAGGACCCCGTCGCAG AGTCTGTTGCAGCTACACCAATTTCAAAGAGCTGTGGTCCTTTCTCACCCCAGAGCAGCGACAGCAGTACCAGCAGTTCCATTTATATGGAGTCTA ACGGCAGCCAGTACAACAGTATCCCAGACGGATTGTTCCGCAGACCGTCCGAGGGTCAGAGTCTGATCAGCTACCTCTCCGAGCAGGACTTTGGCAGCTGTGCTGATTTGGAAAAG GAAAATGCCCACTTCAGCATCTCGGAGTCTCTGATCGCGGCCATCGAGCTGATGAAGTGTAACATGCGTAGGCCGGTGGAGGAGGCCGAGGAAGAGGGCGACAGCGACTCGGAAATCCAACAGCTCAAACAGAAAATCCGTCTGCGCAGACTGCAGATACGCAGCACGCAGATAAAGCCGCCGGTCTCCTCTAATAACC AAGCCCCATCTGTGGATAGTGGCGGTTCACGGAGGAGCTCCCAGGATTCCTTTCACCCCTCTGACTCTGGCTCGGATAGAGATGTGGAGGATATCGAGCTCAAAG ATGGCAGTGATGGTCAGTCCCTGCTGGCGGTGTCTCAGAGTGGCCTGTCCCTGTCACTCGCGTCCCTCTTCTCAG ATGCAGACATCAAGCGCAGTGCGTCCGGCAGCAGGTCCTTCCTCTGCTCTGACTCCAT CTCTCCATCAATGCTACAGTCAAACTCAGCAGAATCGGTGGCGATGGGTCTCCTCAGACAGTTTGAGGGCATGCAGCTGCCCGCCGCCTCAGAGCTCGACTGGCTGGTTCCAGAACAAGACGCCCCTCAAAAA ctCCTTCCAATACCAGATTCTCTTCCCATTTCACCTGACGACGGAGAACACGCAGACATTTACAAGTTACGCATCCGAGTGCGAGGAAATTTGGAGTGGGCCCCTCCCAGACCACAGATCATCTTCAACATCCACCCTCCTCCAAA GAGGAAAGTGGTGGTGGCCAAACAGAACTACCGCTGCGCCGGCTGCGGCATTCGCATCGATCCAG ACTACATCAAGAGGCTGAGGTACTGTGAGTATCTGGGCCGCTACTTTTGCCAGTGCTGTCATGAGAACGCACAGGCCGTCATACCAGGAAAGATCCTCAGGAAGTGGGACTTCAGTAAAAGCTACGTCAGCAACTTTTCCAGGGACTTGCTGGCCAAGATCGCAGGAGATCCGCTCTTCAACCTGAACGACATCAACAGCAGCCTGTACAAGAAAGTCAAAGCCCTGGAAACAGTGCGC GCATTGAGGGAACAGTTGAACCACATGAAGAATCTCTTAAGAACGTGCCGTTTGGCTAAAGA GGTTCTGGATCAGTTCGACACTCTTCCTGGACATCTGACCGAAGACTTTCACCTGTTCTCTGTCAACGACCTCACAGCTGTCCGCAACGGCTGTCTGGCACCAAAGCTGCGAGATCTGCTGCGCCTCGGCTCCAGCCACGTCAAGGACTGCATG CTCTGCCAGGCCAAGGGCTTCATTTGTGAGTTCTGTGGAAATGACAAGGACATTATCTTCCCTTACGAGCTCAACAAGTGCCTGCGCTGTGAAG ACTGTCATGCGTGCTATCATAAGACCTGCTTTAAGGGAGGGAAGCAGTGTCCTCGCTGTCTGAGACTCGCCGAGAGGAGAGAGCGGATGGCTCGCAAGAACATGGAGGAGCAGGAGGACAGAGAGGAGGACGAGGCCAGCGGGACCTAA